A genomic region of Candidatus Desulfatibia profunda contains the following coding sequences:
- the atpB gene encoding F0F1 ATP synthase subunit A, with the protein MEDLGKIHQLIVHVMGHDLTFNLELMIMTWIVISALICFGFLATRKKSVLPGPLQVVGELFITIFYGLTEDALGKERAKKYAPLICALFMYLLVCNWLGIIPHLEEPTKDLNTTLSYGLMGFVIAHHAGIKAKGLKRYLLDYCEPIFFMAPLNVIGELAKVISISFRLFGNIMGGSIIILVVSYLTFNIITPPFLNAFFGAFVGTIQAFVFTMLTLVYIAVQVN; encoded by the coding sequence ATGGAAGACTTAGGTAAAATCCACCAACTCATCGTTCATGTTATGGGACACGATTTGACCTTTAACCTTGAACTCATGATTATGACCTGGATCGTCATCTCAGCCCTGATTTGCTTCGGCTTTTTGGCAACAAGAAAAAAGAGTGTCCTTCCCGGACCCCTTCAGGTTGTAGGAGAGCTTTTTATCACCATTTTTTACGGCCTGACCGAAGATGCCCTGGGCAAGGAACGTGCCAAAAAATACGCTCCCTTGATATGCGCCCTCTTCATGTACCTGTTGGTGTGCAACTGGCTTGGAATCATCCCCCACCTTGAAGAACCGACCAAGGATCTTAATACAACTTTAAGTTACGGACTCATGGGGTTTGTTATTGCCCATCATGCCGGAATCAAGGCCAAGGGTTTGAAACGGTACCTGTTGGATTACTGCGAGCCGATTTTTTTCATGGCACCGCTGAATGTGATCGGGGAACTGGCCAAGGTCATTTCCATATCCTTTCGTCTCTTCGGCAATATCATGGGCGGTTCGATCATCATTCTAGTGGTATCATATCTGACCTTCAACATTATTACACCTCCTTTTCTAAATGCCTTTTTCGGAGCCTTTGTCGGAACGATTCAGGCATTTGTTTTTACCATGCTAACGTTGGTATATATCGCGGTGCAGGTAAATTAG
- a CDS encoding AtpZ/AtpI family protein: MFFNFKKNRAWIKDLSIITQLGLTMAGCILFCFFIGRYLDKFFGTKGILVAIFTVLGIIGGGVVVYRQILEVTEVKEESENHSNNGNA; encoded by the coding sequence ATGTTTTTCAACTTTAAGAAGAACCGTGCTTGGATCAAAGACCTTTCAATCATAACGCAACTCGGCCTGACGATGGCCGGTTGTATTTTATTTTGTTTTTTTATCGGAAGATATCTGGACAAATTTTTTGGCACAAAAGGGATCTTGGTAGCGATCTTTACGGTCTTGGGGATTATCGGCGGCGGAGTCGTTGTATACCGTCAAATTCTGGAAGTAACCGAAGTCAAGGAAGAAAGCGAAAACCATTCCAACAATGGAAACGCTTAG
- the atpE gene encoding ATP synthase F0 subunit C, whose protein sequence is MPYDIQTWVKVAALSGGGMAMGFGAIGAAIGEGYTAASANEAISRNPKLSGDIFKAMLVGQAIAESASIFALVIAMMLLFTKFASHVLMIPVLLGAGLSMGLGAIGAGVGAGYPAGAACTGMARQPAVSGRLTTNMLIGSAVCQTPAIFALVVSFILLFTDFSKSPVSPTWAAILGAGISSGFGAIGSGLGGGLVAQASCDGISRQPLTATPVTNVMLLGQAVTQTTAIYALLVSFILMFKTFPATDLIAPPMALLAAGLCMGIGAIGPAIGEGFAGKSAVDWIARNQEHVADLTRLMLVGQAVAESTGIYSLVIALILIFVV, encoded by the coding sequence ATGCCATACGATATTCAAACTTGGGTAAAGGTAGCGGCGTTGAGCGGCGGCGGAATGGCCATGGGGTTCGGTGCCATTGGGGCGGCGATCGGTGAAGGATATACCGCTGCAAGTGCCAATGAGGCCATATCGCGCAACCCGAAATTGTCCGGCGATATTTTTAAAGCCATGCTGGTGGGACAGGCCATTGCCGAGTCGGCTTCCATTTTTGCGCTGGTCATCGCCATGATGCTTCTGTTTACCAAATTTGCGTCGCATGTTCTGATGATTCCGGTGCTGCTGGGTGCTGGATTGTCCATGGGGCTGGGGGCCATCGGTGCCGGTGTGGGTGCGGGATATCCGGCAGGGGCTGCCTGTACGGGCATGGCCCGGCAGCCGGCCGTGAGCGGACGCTTAACCACCAACATGCTGATCGGGTCGGCGGTATGCCAGACTCCGGCTATTTTTGCGCTGGTAGTCTCCTTTATATTATTGTTTACGGATTTTTCAAAAAGTCCAGTTTCGCCGACCTGGGCGGCGATTCTGGGAGCTGGAATCTCATCCGGATTCGGCGCTATCGGCTCGGGGTTGGGAGGCGGTCTGGTTGCACAAGCCAGTTGTGACGGCATCTCCCGGCAGCCCTTGACGGCAACGCCGGTGACGAATGTGATGCTTTTGGGTCAGGCAGTCACCCAAACCACCGCCATTTACGCGCTGCTGGTCAGCTTTATCCTGATGTTTAAAACCTTTCCGGCAACCGATTTGATTGCGCCTCCCATGGCGCTGCTGGCAGCGGGTTTGTGCATGGGTATCGGGGCCATTGGACCGGCGATCGGTGAAGGTTTTGCAGGCAAGAGCGCCGTGGACTGGATTGCACGCAACCAGGAGCATGTTGCGGATTTGACACGGTTGATGCTGGTCGGTCAGGCGGTTGCCGAATCAACGGGGATTTATTCTTTGGTGATTGCACTGATCCTGATTTTTGTAGTGTGA
- the atpE gene encoding ATP synthase F0 subunit C, with translation MAIEGADIVKAAAYIGAGLSMGFGAIGPGVGEGMAAAKACEAIGKNPKEAGLLTRTMLVGQAVAESTGIYSLVIALLLLFVV, from the coding sequence ATGGCAATTGAAGGTGCAGATATTGTAAAAGCGGCGGCTTATATAGGGGCAGGACTTTCCATGGGCTTTGGTGCCATCGGGCCCGGTGTCGGCGAAGGTATGGCGGCCGCAAAAGCCTGTGAAGCCATCGGTAAAAATCCCAAAGAGGCGGGACTTTTAACTCGAACGATGCTGGTGGGCCAGGCGGTTGCCGAGTCTACCGGGATTTATTCACTGGTAATTGCCCTACTGCTTTTATTCGTCGTTTAA
- a CDS encoding ATP synthase subunit I, whose translation METLRQIQKKYCTRAMTAAIFAGFLLILIDQKPIGKGLILGTVFSIANFILIGQTLPLRLGQSKGKTFLFSLGSIFFRYFIIAVPLIMAIKLEQYNLFSTIFGIFLIQFFILADHVFSHFSSTREKQV comes from the coding sequence ATGGAAACGCTTAGACAGATTCAGAAAAAATATTGCACCAGGGCCATGACGGCGGCCATTTTTGCAGGATTTCTCCTTATCCTAATCGATCAAAAACCTATCGGGAAGGGCTTGATTCTGGGAACGGTGTTCAGCATCGCCAATTTTATCTTAATTGGCCAAACGCTCCCTTTAAGATTGGGCCAATCAAAAGGTAAAACATTTTTGTTTTCATTGGGTTCGATATTTTTCAGATATTTTATTATTGCCGTTCCGTTGATAATGGCCATCAAATTAGAACAATACAACCTATTTTCAACAATTTTCGGTATCTTTTTGATTCAGTTTTTTATTCTGGCGGATCACGTGTTCAGTCATTTTTCTTCTACCCGTGAAAAGCAGGTCTAG